The Agrococcus carbonis genome has a window encoding:
- a CDS encoding aldehyde dehydrogenase family protein, whose amino-acid sequence MSDRAATDARPETEHRASVDGLAAELREAVTSGVTRSREHRAQQLDGLVAMLLQHTTRWEAALRADLGKSEVEAHLTEIGYVVAEARAAKRSLRRWMAPTPLLAPLALQPAVARTVPEPLGAALIIGPWNYPVQLVLAPLVGAIATGCAAVVKPSEVAPATSALLAELAPQHLDARSVRIVEGGVDETTALLEQRWDLVFYTGNAQVARVVAAAAAKHLTPTVLELGGKSPAYVHRSADIPAAARRIAWGKWLNAGQTCVAPDHIRVDREVADELVEELRRATAEQLGDPRTSPDYARIVNTRHLERLRGLLSGGTAVIGGEVDADDRYVAPTILTDVDDASAVMQEEIFGPILPVLPVDSVDGFIETMRGAEKPLALYVFARDADAVRRVERETSSGALGINIAVAHVGAAALPFGGVGESGTGAYHGKHSFDAFSHHKAVLSKPTGLDTLRVIYPPFSGWRARLARRILG is encoded by the coding sequence ATGAGCGACCGCGCAGCCACCGACGCCCGCCCCGAGACCGAGCACCGCGCATCCGTCGACGGCCTCGCCGCCGAGCTGCGTGAGGCGGTCACGAGCGGGGTGACGCGCTCGCGCGAGCACCGCGCGCAGCAGCTCGACGGGCTCGTGGCGATGCTGCTGCAGCACACGACGCGGTGGGAGGCGGCGCTGCGCGCCGACCTCGGCAAGAGCGAGGTCGAGGCGCACCTCACCGAGATCGGCTACGTCGTGGCCGAGGCGCGCGCCGCGAAGCGGTCGCTGCGGCGCTGGATGGCGCCGACGCCGCTCCTCGCGCCGCTCGCGCTGCAGCCCGCCGTCGCGCGGACCGTGCCCGAGCCGCTCGGTGCGGCGCTCATCATCGGCCCCTGGAACTACCCCGTGCAGCTCGTGCTCGCCCCACTCGTCGGCGCGATCGCTACGGGGTGCGCGGCCGTCGTGAAGCCGAGCGAGGTCGCGCCCGCGACGTCGGCGCTGCTGGCGGAGCTCGCGCCGCAGCACCTCGATGCGCGCTCGGTGCGCATCGTCGAGGGCGGCGTCGACGAGACGACGGCGCTGCTCGAGCAGCGGTGGGACCTCGTGTTCTACACCGGCAACGCCCAGGTCGCGCGCGTGGTGGCGGCCGCGGCCGCGAAGCACCTGACGCCCACGGTGCTCGAGCTCGGCGGCAAGAGCCCCGCCTACGTGCACCGCTCCGCCGACATCCCCGCGGCCGCGCGCCGCATCGCGTGGGGCAAGTGGCTGAACGCCGGGCAGACGTGCGTCGCCCCCGACCACATCCGCGTCGACCGCGAGGTCGCCGACGAGCTCGTCGAGGAGCTGCGGCGCGCGACCGCAGAGCAGCTCGGCGATCCGCGCACCTCCCCCGACTACGCGCGCATCGTCAACACCCGCCACCTCGAGCGGCTGCGAGGCCTGCTCAGCGGCGGCACCGCCGTGATCGGCGGCGAGGTCGACGCGGACGACCGGTACGTCGCGCCCACGATCCTCACCGACGTCGACGACGCATCCGCCGTCATGCAGGAGGAGATCTTCGGCCCCATCCTGCCGGTGCTCCCCGTCGACAGCGTCGACGGCTTCATCGAGACGATGCGCGGCGCCGAGAAGCCGCTCGCGCTCTACGTCTTCGCGAGGGACGCGGATGCGGTGCGGCGCGTCGAGCGCGAGACCTCGTCGGGCGCGCTCGGCATCAACATCGCGGTCGCGCACGTCGGTGCTGCGGCGCTGCCGTTCGGCGGCGTGGGCGAGAGCGGCACCGGGGCGTACCACGGCAAGCACTCGTTCGACGCGTTCAGCCACCACAAGGCCGTGCTGTCGAAGCCGACGGGCCTCGACACGCTTCGCGTGATCTACCCGCCGTTCAGCGGGTGGCGCGCCCGGCTCGCGCGGCGCATCCTCGGCTGA
- the rnc gene encoding ribonuclease III: MTDTGALLEQLGVDIDPELLVLALTHRSWAYEHGGVPHNERLEFLGDSILGQAITIELYRRLPDAPEGELAKRRAGVVSTVALAEVARGIGLGRHILLGKGEAASGGADKPSILADTMEAVFGAAFLSAGHTASAELVLRLVGPLLDDPGRTGAALDPKTALQEIAAAQGLGAPIYEIEAAGPDHARTFTASVLIDGRAVATGTGSSKKVAEMAAALSAHQQLSAANA; encoded by the coding sequence ATGACGGACACGGGCGCATTGCTCGAACAGCTCGGGGTCGACATCGACCCCGAGCTGCTCGTGTTGGCGCTCACCCACCGCTCCTGGGCCTACGAGCACGGGGGCGTGCCGCACAACGAGCGCCTCGAGTTCCTCGGCGACTCCATCCTCGGCCAGGCCATCACGATCGAGCTCTACCGACGTCTGCCCGACGCGCCGGAGGGCGAGCTCGCCAAGCGCCGCGCCGGCGTCGTCTCGACCGTCGCGCTCGCCGAGGTGGCCCGCGGCATCGGCCTCGGCCGGCACATCCTCCTCGGCAAGGGCGAGGCGGCGTCCGGCGGCGCCGACAAGCCGTCGATCCTCGCCGACACCATGGAGGCCGTCTTCGGCGCCGCGTTCCTCAGCGCCGGGCACACCGCATCCGCCGAGCTCGTGCTGCGCCTCGTCGGCCCGCTGCTCGACGATCCCGGCCGCACCGGCGCCGCGCTCGACCCGAAGACCGCGCTGCAGGAGATCGCCGCAGCCCAGGGCCTCGGCGCGCCGATCTACGAGATCGAGGCGGCCGGCCCCGACCACGCCCGCACCTTCACGGCATCCGTCCTCATCGACGGCCGCGCGGTCGCCACGGGCACCGGCTCGAGCAAGAAGGTCGCCGAGATGGCCGCCGCGCTCTCGGCCCACCAGCAGCTCAGCGCCGCGAACGCCTGA
- a CDS encoding GNAT family N-acetyltransferase has product MHLDIRPASPLPDHLRSDDDSPAAIELRLAHALNDASNAERYGAGLYTNTLEEFAALLEPDGTERIDRWHAWQGDRLVGALTVYATLLDSTDVAAIEAQLSPGLAAAERAEAADALVALGVEQAGALGRPTIVASSPGARSGPVTARTGHGAADPTHPEVAPLVARGFALEQVYRVSVAHLGRLDDLDERRAAGLARAAGYELVRWVGETPAEHRPGMRMLHERMSVDAPVAGLAWEAETWDDARLAAFEQSRQGGGRTLVTVVARDRATGELAGFSSLILPTTGDVARQHDTLVTTAHRGHGLGMLLKLDNMVRLRELRPELTRIATWNAEENRPMLAVNEACGFEPVAYEAQWQRKDAR; this is encoded by the coding sequence ATGCACCTCGACATCCGCCCCGCGTCTCCCCTGCCCGACCACCTGCGCTCCGATGACGACAGCCCGGCCGCGATCGAGCTGCGCCTCGCGCACGCGCTCAACGACGCGAGCAACGCCGAGCGCTACGGCGCCGGCCTCTACACGAACACCCTCGAGGAGTTCGCGGCGCTCCTCGAGCCGGACGGCACCGAGCGCATCGACCGCTGGCACGCGTGGCAGGGCGACCGGCTCGTCGGCGCGCTCACGGTCTACGCGACGCTGCTCGACTCGACCGACGTCGCCGCGATCGAGGCGCAGCTCTCCCCCGGGCTCGCGGCTGCGGAGCGCGCGGAAGCGGCGGATGCCCTCGTCGCGCTCGGGGTCGAGCAGGCGGGCGCGCTCGGCCGTCCGACGATCGTCGCCTCCTCCCCCGGCGCGCGCTCGGGCCCCGTCACGGCCCGCACCGGGCACGGCGCCGCCGACCCGACGCATCCGGAGGTCGCACCCCTCGTCGCGCGCGGCTTCGCGCTCGAGCAGGTCTACCGCGTGAGCGTCGCCCACCTCGGGCGGCTCGACGACCTCGATGAGCGCCGCGCGGCAGGGCTCGCGCGCGCCGCCGGCTACGAGCTCGTGCGCTGGGTCGGCGAGACGCCTGCCGAGCACCGGCCGGGCATGCGGATGCTGCACGAGCGCATGTCGGTCGACGCGCCCGTCGCGGGCCTTGCGTGGGAGGCGGAGACCTGGGACGACGCGCGCCTCGCGGCGTTCGAGCAGAGCCGCCAGGGCGGCGGCCGCACCCTCGTCACGGTCGTGGCGCGCGATCGCGCGACGGGCGAGCTCGCGGGCTTCTCGAGCCTCATCCTGCCGACCACCGGGGATGTCGCGCGCCAGCACGACACGCTCGTGACGACGGCGCACCGCGGGCACGGGCTCGGCATGCTGCTCAAGCTCGACAACATGGTGCGGCTGCGCGAGCTGCGACCCGAGCTCACGCGCATCGCCACGTGGAACGCCGAGGAGAACCGTCCCATGCTCGCCGTGAACGAGGCGTGCGGCTTCGAGCCCGTCGCCTACGAGGCGCAGTGGCAGCGGAAGGACGCGCGATGA
- the smc gene encoding chromosome segregation protein SMC: MHLKTLTVKGFKSFARPTTFQFEPGVTCVVGPNGSGKSNVVDALAWVMGEQGAKTLRGGKMEDVIFAGTATTGPLGRAHVELVIDNSDGALPIEYAEVQISRTLFRNGGSEYAINGESCRLLDVQELLSDSGLGREMHVIVGQGQLDNVLQATPADRRGYIEEAAGILKHRRRKEKTLRKLDAMQANVTRLQDLTGEIRRQLKPLGQQAEIAKEAATIQATVRDARARLIADEVIALRAQLDSAARSESERKSERIVLQEQLEQAQLRASRIEASMAGDDVDRARTVAHALERELSRLQSLHALAGQRLALLEEAPEAIDAAPLVTPEMVQAVRDEAAALGERVAEAEAALGKAAAGTALARANLDSLDEEIAAQAALVSKHDLEAAAHRSKVEVAQSTLAAREAEVARREAQVATAAERLAAAREAAAEVGDDEDAGDSESLAAAYREADDAQARLASALDDRRDALHAVERERDALAARTSALTLALSQANASAGIVEAGLDGVAGLVAERVKVRKGYEAAIAAALGTLGEAVLAESRSAAVAALEHAHAESLGRIEAVVADAGRMRPRIDAAAEGVRGAVHAPDVVEAPDGVLGILAWTYVVDDLAAAQELGPRLADLELGGPVTMVTKRGELMTEHLLRGGSDDSQSRLELLAERDAATERLGELSTAIEREAGALEDARQAHQQAKRAAAEALEALRAHDAASATRGEQRSRARARLESATGEHERAEAALAEARGGIQQALDGVDDAQRALERFEAKPRPILDASEREALLVELEEARADETDLRIELETARERVRAELARADALARDVEAQRARAEEAARRAVLRERQCEQAQRVLDAIPPVLGVAERSVQEARQVLAEREAARRDRNEELTRLRRDEGGLRERLQELTEHVHVAEMEAYEQRLHLSNLLERAGSELGLDERVLVAEYAPEETWDRKAEQVRLQDAERKLARLGRVNPLALEEFEALEQRHTFLTEQLSDLAKTRADLEQIIADLDGTMESIFAAAFEDTKAAFTEVFPILFPGGSGALALTDPDNLLETGVEVTVRPAGKKIDRISLLSGGERSLAAVALMVAIFKARPSPFYIMDEVEAALDDANLGRLLAVFEQLRETSQLIIITHQKRTMEIADALYGVSMRQDGVSAVVGQRTARDREPVDA, encoded by the coding sequence ATGCACCTCAAGACCCTCACCGTCAAGGGCTTCAAGTCGTTCGCGCGCCCGACGACGTTCCAGTTCGAGCCCGGCGTGACGTGCGTCGTGGGGCCCAACGGCTCCGGCAAGTCGAACGTCGTGGATGCGCTCGCGTGGGTCATGGGCGAGCAGGGCGCGAAGACGCTCCGCGGCGGCAAGATGGAGGACGTCATCTTCGCCGGCACCGCGACGACGGGGCCGCTCGGGCGCGCGCACGTCGAGCTCGTGATCGACAACAGCGACGGCGCGCTGCCGATCGAGTACGCCGAGGTGCAGATCTCGCGCACGCTCTTCCGCAACGGCGGCTCGGAGTACGCGATCAACGGCGAGTCGTGCCGGCTGCTCGACGTGCAGGAGCTGCTGAGCGACTCGGGCCTCGGGCGCGAGATGCATGTGATCGTCGGCCAGGGGCAGCTCGACAACGTGCTGCAGGCGACGCCCGCCGACCGCCGCGGCTACATCGAGGAGGCCGCCGGCATCCTCAAGCACCGCCGGCGCAAGGAGAAGACGCTCCGCAAGCTCGACGCGATGCAGGCCAACGTCACGCGCCTGCAGGACCTCACCGGCGAGATCCGGCGGCAGCTGAAGCCGCTCGGCCAGCAGGCCGAGATCGCCAAGGAGGCCGCGACGATCCAGGCGACCGTGCGCGACGCCCGCGCGCGCCTCATCGCCGACGAGGTGATCGCGCTGCGCGCGCAGCTCGACTCGGCGGCCCGCTCGGAGTCGGAGCGGAAGTCGGAGCGCATCGTGCTGCAGGAGCAGCTCGAGCAGGCGCAGTTGCGCGCATCCCGCATCGAGGCGTCGATGGCGGGCGACGACGTCGACCGCGCCCGCACGGTCGCCCACGCGCTCGAGCGCGAGCTCTCGCGCCTCCAGTCGCTGCACGCGCTCGCGGGTCAGCGCCTCGCGCTGCTCGAGGAGGCGCCCGAGGCCATCGACGCCGCGCCGCTCGTGACGCCCGAGATGGTGCAGGCGGTGCGCGACGAGGCTGCGGCGCTCGGCGAGCGCGTCGCCGAGGCCGAGGCGGCGCTCGGGAAGGCGGCCGCGGGCACGGCGCTCGCGCGCGCCAACCTCGACTCGCTCGACGAGGAGATCGCCGCGCAGGCCGCCCTCGTGTCGAAGCACGACCTCGAGGCAGCCGCCCATCGTTCGAAGGTCGAGGTCGCGCAGTCGACGCTCGCCGCGCGCGAGGCCGAGGTCGCGCGCCGCGAGGCGCAGGTCGCGACCGCCGCCGAGCGGCTCGCCGCGGCGCGCGAGGCGGCCGCCGAGGTCGGCGACGACGAGGACGCGGGCGACAGCGAGTCGCTCGCCGCCGCCTACCGCGAGGCCGACGACGCGCAGGCGCGCCTCGCGAGCGCCCTCGACGATCGCCGCGACGCGCTCCACGCCGTCGAGCGGGAGCGCGACGCCCTCGCGGCCCGCACGTCGGCCCTGACCCTCGCGCTCTCGCAGGCCAACGCATCCGCCGGCATCGTCGAGGCGGGCCTCGACGGCGTCGCCGGGCTCGTCGCCGAGCGCGTGAAGGTGCGGAAGGGCTACGAGGCCGCGATCGCCGCTGCGCTCGGCACGCTCGGCGAGGCGGTGCTCGCCGAGTCGCGCTCCGCGGCGGTCGCCGCGCTCGAGCACGCGCACGCCGAGTCGCTCGGGCGCATCGAGGCGGTCGTGGCGGATGCGGGGCGCATGCGGCCGCGCATCGACGCGGCCGCCGAGGGCGTGCGCGGCGCCGTGCACGCGCCCGACGTCGTCGAGGCGCCGGACGGCGTGCTCGGCATCCTCGCCTGGACCTACGTCGTCGACGACCTCGCCGCCGCGCAGGAGCTCGGGCCCCGCCTCGCCGACCTCGAGCTCGGCGGACCGGTGACGATGGTGACGAAGCGCGGCGAGCTCATGACCGAGCACCTGCTGCGCGGCGGCAGCGACGACAGCCAGTCGCGGCTCGAGCTCCTCGCCGAGCGCGATGCCGCGACCGAGCGGCTCGGCGAGCTCTCGACCGCGATCGAGCGGGAGGCCGGCGCGCTCGAGGACGCGCGGCAGGCGCACCAGCAGGCGAAGCGAGCGGCCGCCGAGGCGCTCGAGGCGCTGCGCGCGCACGACGCCGCGTCGGCGACCCGCGGCGAGCAGCGCTCGCGTGCCCGGGCCCGGCTCGAGTCGGCGACCGGCGAGCACGAGCGCGCCGAGGCGGCGCTCGCCGAGGCGCGCGGCGGCATCCAGCAGGCGCTCGACGGCGTCGACGACGCGCAGCGCGCGCTCGAGCGCTTCGAGGCGAAGCCGCGGCCCATCCTCGACGCCTCTGAGCGCGAGGCGCTGCTCGTCGAGCTCGAGGAGGCGCGTGCCGACGAGACCGACCTGCGCATCGAGCTCGAGACCGCGCGGGAGCGCGTGCGCGCGGAGCTCGCGCGAGCCGACGCGCTCGCGCGCGACGTCGAGGCGCAGCGCGCCCGGGCCGAGGAGGCCGCGCGCCGCGCGGTGCTGCGCGAGCGGCAGTGCGAGCAGGCGCAGCGGGTCCTCGACGCCATCCCGCCGGTGCTCGGCGTCGCCGAGCGCAGCGTGCAGGAGGCCCGCCAGGTGCTCGCCGAGCGCGAGGCCGCGCGCCGCGACCGCAACGAGGAGCTCACCCGGCTGCGCCGCGACGAGGGCGGCCTGCGCGAGCGGCTGCAGGAGCTCACCGAGCACGTGCACGTCGCCGAGATGGAGGCGTACGAGCAGCGCCTGCACCTCTCCAACCTGCTCGAGCGGGCGGGGAGCGAGCTCGGCCTCGACGAGCGCGTGCTCGTCGCCGAGTACGCGCCGGAGGAGACGTGGGACCGGAAGGCCGAGCAGGTGCGCCTGCAGGACGCCGAGCGCAAGCTCGCCCGGCTCGGCCGCGTCAACCCGCTCGCGCTCGAGGAGTTCGAGGCGCTCGAGCAGCGCCACACCTTCCTCACCGAGCAGCTCTCCGACCTCGCGAAGACGCGCGCCGACCTCGAGCAGATCATCGCCGACCTCGACGGCACGATGGAGTCGATCTTCGCCGCCGCGTTCGAGGACACGAAGGCGGCGTTCACCGAGGTCTTCCCGATCCTCTTCCCGGGCGGCTCCGGCGCCCTCGCGCTCACCGACCCCGACAACTTGCTCGAGACGGGCGTCGAGGTGACGGTGCGCCCCGCCGGCAAGAAGATCGACCGCATCTCGCTGCTCTCCGGCGGCGAGCGCTCGCTCGCGGCGGTCGCGCTCATGGTCGCGATCTTCAAGGCGCGCCCGAGCCCGTTCTACATCATGGACGAGGTCGAGGCGGCGCTCGACGACGCCAACCTCGGCCGGCTCCTCGCGGTGTTCGAGCAGCTGCGCGAGACGAGCCAGCTCATCATCATCACGCACCAGAAGCGCACGATGGAGATCGCGGATGCGCTCTACGGCGTCTCGATGCGGCAGGACGGCGTCTCGGCGGTCGTCGGGCAGCGCACCGCCCGCGATCGCGAGCCCGTCGACGCCTGA
- a CDS encoding DUF2461 domain-containing protein — MAFDGFDPDAFAFYRELEVHNERPWWLANKARYDEHVRAPFEALAEELEPVASAVKVYRPYRDVRFSHDKTPYKTRQGMFAQRAPGIGWFLNLDASGVSLGGGFFGDASMTKAYRAAVEAVGPGTELEGIVRDLEGAGYAMGGEQLKTAPRGIAADHPRIALLRYRWMTARKHVDEADATGPALLDALFDTVDELQPLVGWAVSHIASKR, encoded by the coding sequence ATGGCCTTCGACGGATTCGACCCCGACGCGTTCGCCTTCTACCGCGAGCTCGAGGTGCACAACGAGCGGCCCTGGTGGCTCGCGAACAAGGCGCGCTACGACGAGCACGTGCGGGCGCCGTTCGAGGCCCTCGCCGAGGAGCTCGAGCCCGTCGCGAGCGCCGTCAAGGTCTACCGGCCCTACCGCGACGTGCGCTTCAGCCACGACAAGACGCCCTACAAGACGCGGCAGGGCATGTTCGCTCAGCGGGCGCCCGGCATCGGCTGGTTCCTCAACCTCGACGCCTCGGGCGTCTCGCTCGGCGGCGGCTTCTTCGGGGATGCGTCGATGACGAAGGCCTACCGCGCGGCCGTCGAGGCGGTCGGGCCGGGCACCGAGCTCGAGGGCATCGTGCGCGACCTCGAGGGCGCCGGCTACGCGATGGGCGGCGAGCAGCTGAAGACCGCGCCGCGGGGCATCGCCGCCGACCACCCGCGCATCGCGCTGCTGCGCTACCGGTGGATGACCGCGCGCAAGCACGTCGACGAGGCGGATGCGACGGGTCCCGCGCTGCTCGACGCCCTGTTCGACACGGTCGACGAGCTGCAGCCGCTCGTGGGGTGGGCGGTCTCGCACATCGCGTCGAAGCGATAG
- a CDS encoding GNAT family N-acetyltransferase, producing the protein MSAPRLEWLELETPDDDFDEPRLSLVARYVAAANRVTQHHWGDDAFDTTVDEIVASLRHPDDEIARRFLVTEGGRDVGRAIAAINREEGSRVAYVSAWVVPDERGRGIGRAMAERLEAVGRELGATTLQGWVDHRVPAEGEAGLRPASGHGAIAVDAPTRLATSLGYALEQVDRISELDVEAARADLERHRADALAHAGDVYEARSWQGATPPELQDAMAALRARMATDAPSAGLDVDDEQWDAARVQRLEEEVTGSGRTLLQAVAIHRDSGEAVAFTVLVLPDAGRPAFQEDTLVRADHRGHRLGMLVKTENLLQLGRLHPDRTRVITWNASENRPMLAVNEALGFVAVGAEGAWQKRLAPVQGAGADGAAEA; encoded by the coding sequence ATGAGTGCACCGCGGCTCGAGTGGCTCGAGCTCGAGACGCCCGACGACGACTTCGACGAGCCGCGGCTCTCGCTCGTCGCGCGCTACGTCGCGGCGGCGAACCGCGTCACCCAGCACCACTGGGGCGACGACGCGTTCGACACGACGGTCGACGAGATCGTGGCGAGCCTGCGCCATCCCGACGACGAGATCGCGCGCCGATTCCTCGTGACCGAGGGCGGGCGCGACGTGGGCCGCGCGATCGCCGCGATCAACCGCGAGGAGGGCTCCCGCGTCGCCTACGTCTCGGCGTGGGTCGTCCCCGACGAGCGCGGCCGCGGCATCGGCCGGGCGATGGCCGAGCGCCTCGAGGCGGTCGGGCGCGAGCTCGGCGCGACGACGCTGCAGGGGTGGGTCGACCACCGCGTGCCCGCGGAGGGCGAGGCGGGCCTCCGCCCCGCGAGCGGCCACGGCGCGATCGCGGTCGACGCGCCCACTCGGCTCGCGACGTCGCTCGGGTATGCGCTCGAGCAGGTCGACCGCATCTCCGAGCTCGACGTCGAGGCGGCGCGTGCCGACCTCGAGCGGCATCGGGCGGATGCGCTCGCGCACGCGGGCGACGTGTACGAGGCACGCTCGTGGCAGGGCGCGACCCCGCCCGAGCTGCAGGACGCGATGGCGGCGCTCCGCGCCCGCATGGCGACGGATGCGCCGTCGGCCGGCCTCGACGTCGACGACGAGCAGTGGGACGCCGCGCGCGTGCAGCGGCTCGAGGAGGAGGTCACCGGCAGCGGCCGCACGCTGCTGCAGGCGGTCGCGATCCACCGGGACAGCGGCGAGGCCGTCGCGTTCACCGTGCTCGTGCTGCCCGACGCCGGCCGCCCGGCCTTCCAGGAGGACACGCTCGTGCGCGCCGACCACCGCGGCCACCGCCTCGGCATGCTCGTGAAGACCGAGAACCTGCTGCAGCTCGGTCGCCTGCACCCCGACCGCACGCGGGTCATCACCTGGAACGCGAGCGAGAACCGGCCGATGCTCGCCGTCAACGAGGCGCTCGGCTTCGTCGCGGTCGGCGCGGAGGGCGCGTGGCAGAAGCGGCTCGCGCCGGTGCAGGGCGCAGGCGCCGACGGCGCGGCGGAGGCATAG
- a CDS encoding YceD family protein — MRDIARKPGEMREHELTAPFGEKVGEGLAAVQPDEPAELDVRLESVHEGILATGSASVVARATCARCLTEFDLDVDVDFLELFAYDGASESDYLVVDDTVDVLSVVRDAVVLALPFQPVDRPDCAGLDPETGERLEPGTQLVPEETIDPRWAALQGFAPDLADDQSEDDAQASKKE, encoded by the coding sequence GTGCGCGACATCGCGCGGAAGCCGGGCGAGATGCGCGAGCACGAGCTGACGGCCCCCTTCGGCGAGAAGGTCGGCGAGGGGCTCGCGGCCGTCCAGCCCGACGAGCCTGCCGAGCTCGACGTGCGCCTCGAGAGCGTGCATGAGGGCATCCTCGCCACGGGCAGCGCCTCCGTCGTCGCCCGCGCGACCTGCGCGCGCTGCCTCACCGAGTTCGACCTCGACGTCGATGTCGACTTCCTCGAGCTGTTCGCGTATGATGGTGCGTCGGAATCCGACTACCTCGTCGTCGACGACACCGTCGACGTGCTTTCGGTGGTCCGGGACGCGGTCGTGCTGGCGCTGCCGTTCCAACCGGTCGACCGACCGGACTGTGCAGGGCTCGATCCTGAGACAGGGGAGCGGCTCGAGCCGGGCACGCAGCTCGTGCCGGAGGAGACCATCGATCCTCGATGGGCTGCGCTCCAGGGATTCGCACCAGACCTAGCCGACGACCAGTCGGAAGATGACGCCCAGGCGTCGAAGAAGGAGTGA
- the mutM gene encoding bifunctional DNA-formamidopyrimidine glycosylase/DNA-(apurinic or apyrimidinic site) lyase, whose protein sequence is MPELPEVEVVRAGLAPAVTGARIDGVEVLDERSIARHDGDAAAFEAALRGRTLEPPQRRGKFLWIPLRPESGETGTDALLAHLGMSGQMLVREPGAAPDRHTRIRLLLEQPVHGPLELRFADQRIFGGLAVRPVHDGVPDQAAHIALDPIDPAFDASAVARRLRQRKQGVKAALLDQQLVSGIGNIYADEALWRARLHYLTPGQRLTQARALELLGHVRAVLDQALAEGGTSFDAQYVNVNGQAGYFEHSLNAYGRGGRPCPRCGTTMVREAWANRSSTRCPRCQRRPRGLAA, encoded by the coding sequence ATGCCTGAGCTGCCCGAGGTCGAGGTCGTGCGCGCCGGCCTGGCCCCGGCCGTCACCGGCGCCCGCATCGACGGCGTCGAGGTGCTCGACGAGCGCTCGATCGCCCGCCACGACGGCGACGCCGCGGCGTTCGAGGCGGCGCTGCGCGGCCGCACGCTCGAGCCTCCGCAGCGCCGCGGCAAGTTCCTCTGGATCCCCCTCCGCCCCGAGTCGGGCGAGACGGGCACGGATGCGCTCCTCGCGCACCTGGGGATGTCCGGCCAGATGCTGGTGCGGGAGCCGGGCGCCGCACCCGACCGCCACACGCGCATCCGCCTGCTGCTCGAGCAGCCGGTCCACGGACCGCTCGAGCTGCGCTTCGCCGACCAGCGCATCTTCGGCGGGCTCGCCGTGCGGCCCGTCCACGACGGCGTGCCCGACCAGGCCGCGCACATCGCGCTCGACCCGATCGACCCCGCCTTCGACGCATCCGCCGTGGCCCGTCGGCTGCGGCAGCGCAAACAGGGCGTGAAGGCCGCGCTGCTCGACCAGCAGCTCGTCTCGGGCATCGGCAACATCTACGCCGACGAGGCGCTGTGGCGAGCGCGGCTGCACTACCTGACGCCGGGGCAGCGGCTCACGCAGGCGCGGGCGCTCGAGCTGCTCGGCCACGTGCGGGCGGTGCTCGACCAGGCGCTCGCCGAGGGCGGCACGTCGTTCGACGCGCAGTACGTCAACGTCAACGGGCAGGCGGGCTACTTCGAGCACAGCCTCAACGCCTACGGCCGCGGCGGCCGCCCCTGCCCGCGCTGCGGCACCACGATGGTGCGCGAGGCGTGGGCCAACCGCTCGTCGACGCGCTGCCCGCGCTGCCAGCGCCGCCCCCGCGGGCTCGCGGCCTGA
- the rpmF gene encoding 50S ribosomal protein L32, whose translation MAVPKRKMSRSNTRARRSQWKAVAPKLVKTIEGGKTVYSLPHRAKVVEDSAGTPLYMEYKGRKVADV comes from the coding sequence ATGGCTGTTCCCAAGAGGAAGATGTCGCGGTCGAACACCCGCGCGCGCCGTTCGCAGTGGAAGGCCGTCGCGCCCAAGCTCGTGAAGACCATCGAGGGCGGCAAGACCGTCTACAGCCTCCCGCACCGCGCGAAGGTCGTCGAGGACTCGGCCGGCACCCCGCTGTACATGGAGTACAAGGGCCGCAAGGTCGCCGACGTCTGA